CCCCCAAGGCGGTTAATCCGATTCATTTCCTGATTCATCCTAGCGTAGGGTACAGCAATAAATACACTGCCACTTTTACGAATAGGATAGTCTAATGTATTGCTTTCCTGTTGAGAAACTCCCACTACTTCAAAGAGAAAGCGACGATTCTCATTAACAGAACTAGCAAAGGTTTTAATGTTGTTAAAGGTTCTCATTTAATCCTTAATATACTCCTGATTTTATGAAATTAAAGTAAAGTTTGTCTTAAATCAATAATGATGTCAACTTTTCCACACATCAACATTTTTATTTCGATAGAATCGAGTCAATAATCACTATCAACTTATTGTTAATCTTACATGAAAAAGACTCAGAACTAAAGCCTGTATATCTTAAACTCTGTTCGATATAAAATTTTTGGGTTGTCTTTTCAAGAAGAGAAAAAAAGACAAAGTTTAAAGTCCTAAATATTAGTTCGAGTGATTAACATACAAGAATCAAAAAATTTGAAAATTACAAAGGCTTACGGAGTTTGACAAAAGAAAGAGTATTGATTCAAGTTTGAGTAAGATAGTAAGCTCTAATCTTTTAGAGTTAACTGTTATGATTTTGGAGCTATCTATAATTTATTTACGGGCGTGGAGGGACTCGAACCCCCGACCTGCTGATCCGTAGTCAGCCGCTCTAATCCACTAAGCTACACACCCAGCTAATTGACACTTATCTATCATAACTGATCAGATTTAAAAAAGCAAGAGAAATTTTCAAAATAGTTGTTAATTTCTTTCCCCATTTACTCAATATTTCTACTGGAGAAGATAATACATACACATGAATAACCTTCTACATCCAGAGCTATGACTAATGAGTTCTCTTAATAATACTATTTGATGGGAAAAAAGGGAGATAATACTATTGTTTAAGGATTGGTTAAAAAAAAAGACAAATAGCCCGAAAATTCTGTTAAGATCTACCTTGTGCAATGTCAAAATCATCAACTGATCAGGTAGAGAGAAATCAGGTCAAAATATGAAGGATAATCAACATAATTCATCAGTAAACGAGCATTCTATTTTGTATGGGGATAAGCCAGAAGAAGCCTGTGGGGTTTTTGGGGTTTACGCACCAGAAGAAACCGTTGCCAAATTAGCTTACTTTGGTTTATATGCCCTTCAACATCGGGGACAGGAATCAGCAGGAATTGCTACTTTTGATAATGGTTCTTGTTATTCTTACAAGGATATGGGCTTGGTTTCCCAAGTATTTAACGAGTCTATTTTAGCAAATTTACAAGGTCAGATTGCTGTTGGTCATACCCGTTACTCTACCACTGGATCAAGTTTGAAAGTCAATGCACAACCTGCTGTTGTTGATACCCGTTTAGGAAAGTTAGCCCTCGCCCATAATGGTAACTTAGTTAATACTTTAGAATTGAGGCAAGAACTCGATCGCCGCAATGGTCAATACGTTTCTACTACTGATTCAGAAATGATTGCGATTATGATTGGGAAAGAGGTGGACACGGGTAAAGATTGGATTGAGGCAGCTATTAGTTCTTTTAAGTGGTGTCAGGGTGCTTACAGTTTAGTAATTGGTACGCCTGATGGTATAATTGGAGCAAGAGATCCCCATGGCGTTCGTCCTTTAGTAATTGGTACTATCCGTCAAGAAAATAATATTAATCGCTACGTTTTGGCTTCTGAAACCTGTGCTTTAGATATTATCGGAGCGGAGTATATTCGAGATGTTGAACCGGGTGAATTAGTCTGGATTGATGATAATGGTTTGACCTC
This is a stretch of genomic DNA from Cyanobacterium aponinum PCC 10605. It encodes these proteins:
- the purF gene encoding amidophosphoribosyltransferase, with translation MKDNQHNSSVNEHSILYGDKPEEACGVFGVYAPEETVAKLAYFGLYALQHRGQESAGIATFDNGSCYSYKDMGLVSQVFNESILANLQGQIAVGHTRYSTTGSSLKVNAQPAVVDTRLGKLALAHNGNLVNTLELRQELDRRNGQYVSTTDSEMIAIMIGKEVDTGKDWIEAAISSFKWCQGAYSLVIGTPDGIIGARDPHGVRPLVIGTIRQENNINRYVLASETCALDIIGAEYIRDVEPGELVWIDDNGLTSKKWTEASNPKLCVFEMIYFARPDSIMGHDSLYAYRLRLGEQLAKESLTDADIVMGVPDSGIPAAIGYSRHSGITYQEGLIKNRYVGRTFIQPTQHMREHGIRMKLNPLKDVLEGKRVIIIDDSIVRGTTSRKIVRALRDAGAIEVHMKISSPPVTHPCFYGIDTDSQDHLIAATKSVEEIARQIEVDSLTYLSEEGMLKVTSQNPQSFCTACFNGNYPIEIPENIKRSKLMLETV